The nucleotide window CCCCGAGGGACCAGCCCCAAAAGTACGAGACGCCCACGCCCATGCCGGTGGCGGCGGCGATCTGCACGATCGCCCCGGGCAGCGCCAGCTTGCGGACGGCCCACAGGTCGTGGATGGAGAAGTGCATCCCGACCCCGAACATGAGCAGGATGACCCCAATCTCGGCGAGTTCGTGGGCGATCTTCGCGTCGCCCACGAACCCGGGAGTGAACGGGCCGACGGCGACGCCGGCGAGCAGATACCCGACGAGCGCGGGGAGTCGGAGCCGAACGGCGACGCACCCGAGCGCGAACGCGAGGGTGAGGCCGACGGCGATCAGGGCGATGAGGGACGTTTCGTGCGGCATAACGGTCCTAACGGTGCGGTCAGCGTGTCCATCTCGCCAATGGCGGGGGCGCAAAGTGGGGCCGGGCTACGAATCGGCTTCGCCCAGCACCTGATGTGCACCACACCGGACGCCGCAAGGCGTGGGCGTGCGGAACAGCAGCACGAAAGAAGCCGGTGCCGGCACGAACACCCCTGCCGGAAAGTGCCGGAGCGAGATCGGCTGACGACGAGAAGCACATGCCATGCCCGCAGAGCTGTTCTGGTCCGACGGCAGCGCGGTGACTGGGTAGCGAGGCTCAAGGCTGAAGTGAGGTGTTCAACTTCTGGCAGCGCGTGCGGAAGTTGAACACGGCTGCCGTCTCGGCAGGTGACCAACGCGCACAGCACTGTAGTATAGTCAAGTTTAGATCGGTCGTTTTGTCGTGCGGTAATTGATGGTGGGGAGTGGACTCGTACCGAAACGACATGCCGGGGGTGGGCGATGACACACCGCCCGTGAGCGGGCGGTGTGAGGTGAACTCGTTCACTCCGACGGCGGCCGCATTCTTCAAGATCGCCGGGCCGCGCAACCTGATCGCGGTCACCCCTTGTTCTTCGCTTCGGGCACGACGGTCGGCAGTTGGTGTTGGGGCAGGTCCTCGGACTCGATCTTGATGCCGGTGACCGGGTGCACCTTGCCCTGCTTGTCCTTCCACCCGATCAACCGCAACCGCGTCCCGCTCACCTTCTCGGCCACGAACCCGTTGTTCTCCCAGCCAACGACCGCCGCCTCCACGCCGCTCGAACGGTAGTTGCCATGACTGACCGAGTACTGGCCCGGCTTATTAAAGCCATCAACGGTGACCTTGTAGCTGATGGTGCACCGCCCGTCCTCCGGCGGCCCGCAGAGGTCGATGACCACGCCCACCCGCTTGGGCGGCTTCGGGTCGTCGGCGGGGAGGTGGTGAGCCAAGAACGCGGCAAGTGCCACCGTAAGGATCAACTGTATCGCCCGCATGGACATCCTCCGTCGGCGACCGCCGGCCCAAACCACGAGGGTCTGGCCAGCGGCGGTCAGGTCAAGGAACGTTACTACGCCTGCAAATTGAGGCGGACGGTTGCCGCCGCGGGGTCAGCCCATGTTCTTGGCGTCGGGAACGACTTTGGGGAGTTGCTCGGCCGGCAGGTCCTTGGACTCGATCTTGATACCGGTGACCGGGTACACCTTGCCCTGCTTGTCCTTCCGCCCGATCAACCGGATGCGGGTGTCGCCCGCCTTTTCCACCACGTAGCCGGCGGTCTGCCAGCCGTCCATGGCCGCCGCGACCTTCGTCGGGTTGTACCCTCCGCCGTAGCAGATCGGGCAGACATCCGTTTGTAGTCCCCCCCCGAAGGTGATGGTGAAGGTGATGGTGAAGTTCCCGCCCTCGGGCGGGTTCGGCGGCCCGCGCAGGTCGAGGACCACACCCGAGGGCTTGGGGTCGTCGGCGTGCACCGCGGTGGTGACGCCGAGCGCGAACAGCAGCAAAAAAGGAATCGTGAGGGTTCGCATTGTCGAAAACTCCTGCGGTTGGAAGGCCGTGCGTCAGAGTCGGGCAACTCAAACGCCGATGGCCCACGGCGACCGCTGCCCGCACCTGTGACGGTGAACGGGAAGCGGCAGCGACGACCAGCAACTCGCCTCTGCCCGGTCGAAAGTGTCGAAGCTGACTCAGCACACGGCCGTGGCTGTTAGTAACGTTTGATAACGAGCCGCGACCGCCAGGGTAATGGCACTCGTTTTCCCTGTTTACCTGGTCGCCTGTGCGCTGAATTTGGATAACCTGAGCAAACTTTCCGACGCAAAGCCGAATTCAGACTTCCCGAATTCAGCGCACAAGTGAACACTAAAAACCGAAAACGAGTGCCATTACCCTGGCGGTCGCGGCTCGTCGAAACGCGCAGTGCAACCACGGCCGTCTTTAGTTGGCCGTCCCGGTTGGGAAGTTGCGGTCCGATTTACCGGTTGCCCCGTAATGTCCGGAAACGTGGGGTAGGTAGAAGATGGCGCCAGGGGCTGCTGAGTGACGGACAGACGCACGTCGCTGATTCGCGTCACCCTTACCCCAGACGGTTACCACACCTGTGCCGGCGTCCACATCGATGCCGAGGCTCTTCAGTTCGTCCTTGACCCGCTCGGCGGCCTTGATGCCGTTGACATTTAGCTCTGCCTGTGTGAAGTTGATGAGGACCGAAGTTATGGTGTCATCGTCAAGGAGAACTCGAACGTTGACCTGCGGCGGTATGACTTCCAGACCAGTAAAATCGATCTTCACATACGGTTTGTTGGCCGCGGCGAGCACTGGACTCGTGAACTGCGTGCCGGCCGCATCGACGCCGGTGGCCGCGCCACCGCTCAGCAGCAGTTGCTGGTACGCTCCGGAGGCCGCGGGCAGGTCAAACGCTGCCGATAACCCCACGAACAGGCCGTTCTGGTACTCGGCCATTGGCGTCGTCACGGCGTTTGCGCTCGTCAGGTAAGTGCCCTGGAACGTGAGCGTCAGATCGGACACCGGGAGCGATTGGGATGACAGCGCCGGGTTAACGCCCGATGGATCGGTGAACTCGCCGACGCCCGTCTCGCCGGGCAGGTCGAACGTGAAGACCGCGGGCACGTCGCGGACCTCGAATCGCTCCAGCGCCGGCCGGAAGCGGCTCGCGCCGTTCGTATTCACTGACACTTGGTCGCGTGGGGGAATGATGCCCCGAGGACACGGCGCAGGGTTGCCGCAACTCGCGAACGGATCATGGACGAAACTCCCCTGGATTTGCCGAACGGGATTTGGGCCGGAGAGGTACAAGAATGGTAAACCCGCCAGACCAACCTGTCAACATTATTAGTCGCGAGTTGCGCCGAATTTATCTTCAACAGAAAGGTTACTCTCCGCCCTTGCGCTTCGGCGGGTCGCGGTAGTCGAGCGGCGGCGGCTGGTCCTTGTCGAGCATCGCCGCGTACTTGCGCCCGTCGAGGCGCTTCGTGTGCTCGGCCTTCGCGGCGTCGCGTAGCTTCTCGTCGGTGAACAGGTCGAACGCGGTGGCGGCGAGCGTGCGGGCCGCGAGGTTCATGCCCTTCTTGCCGATCGTCGTACCGCCGCACGCGACCGCCTGCCAGGAGTGGCCCGGGGTGCCCGGCACCCAGCACGCGGTGCCGAACCCGACGACCGGGACCGCCCACGACACGTCGCCCACGTCGGTGCTGCCCCCGCTCGACTTCCCGGACACGTCGAACACATGCGAAATGTCGTCCAGCGGCGGCGCCTTGTCCGGGAACGTTTCGCGCAAGCGGAGCGCGAACTTCGTTTCCGTGTCGTCGTACTTCAGGTCGTTGAGTGCGGTGAGGTTCTTCTTCGCGACCTGCGCGAGTGTGTCGTTGGGCAGGATCTCCATCGTGCCGCCCAGGTACACGACTTCAAGCTTCGTTTCGGTCGCGAGCGCCGCCCCCTGGGCGCACTTCAGGAGCCGCGGGTAGAGCTTCTGAACCACGTCGGCCTTCGGGTGCCGCACGTAGAAGAACCCCTCGGCGAACTCGGGCACGACGTTGGCGGCCCCGCCCCCGCTCGTGACGGTGTGGTGCAGCCGGGTGCCGTCGGGCGTGTGCTCGCGCATCAGTTCCACCGCGTGCATCGTGAGCACCAGGGCGTCCAGCGCGGATCGTCCCTTTTCCGGCGAACCGGCGGCGTGTGCGGCGGTGCCGTGGAACCGGAACTTCACCGCGATGCGCGCGAGGCAACTGGCGTCGCCGGCCGAGTTCCGCGCGCCCGGGTGCCAGTGGAGCACCGTGTCGCAGTCGTCGAACAGCCCGGCTCGCGCCATGAACACCTTCGCCGCCCCCCCCTCTTCGGCCGGGCACATGTAGAACCGCACCGTGCCCTTCAGTTTGCCGGCCTTGATCTGCTCCGCGATGGCGATACTCGCGGAGAGCGACGCGGTGCCGAACAGGTGGTGCCCGCACGCGTGGCCGTACCCGTTACCGTCCTTGCGCGGCTGGCGGAACGGGACGGCATCTTGTGACAGCTCGGGGAGCGCGTCGAACTCGCCCAGAATGCCGATGACGGGTTTGCCGCTGCCGAACTCGGCGGTGAACGCGGTCGGAATCTTGGCCACGCCCTTCGTCACCTTGAAGCCCGCTTTTTCGGCCACTTCGGCAAGCGCGAGGGCGGATCGCTTCTCCTGGTAGCCCGGCTCGGCGAACTCCCAGATCTTCAGCGCCACCGGCCAGTTGGCGTCGGCGTGCGTCCCGGCGGACGCGATCGCGGCGTCCTTTTGGGCCAGCGCGATCGCCGGTGTGAGCAGAGCAACAAGAACGGGAAGCAATCGCATGGTGTGTCCTGGGGCGACGAGGGTACTCGATTCTCACCCGCACACGCGGTCCGAGCAACGGTTTCGCGGTCGGGCCGGTGGGGGGCTCCCTACACTCATTTAGGAGGGAACCCCGCACATGACCGCGATCGATTTTCTGGGCGCCGGCGAGATCCTCGGGGCGATGATCACGCCGGCTCTCCTCATCAGCGCGTCGGGCACGCTGTCGCTGTCGACCGCGAACCGGCTCGGCCGCGTGGTGGACCGCATCCGCGCGCTGACCGAGGTGGCCGAGGGGCTGCCGGACGGGGTGGTCACCGAGGAGGTGGTCGCGAAGCGGGCACTGATCGCGGACCAGATCCGGTGGCACACGCAGCGGCTGACCCTGCTCCAGAGCACCATCGTGACGCTGTACACGGCCATCGGGCTGCTGGTGGGCGCGAGCCTGACGGTCGGGCTGTCGGCCTCGACGAAGTGGGCGCTGGGGTGGATCCCGGTGGCGTTCGGGCTGTCGGGCGCGTGCGCGCTGCTGGTGGCCGCGGTGCGGCTCATCCGGGAGTCGCGGCTCGCGGTCCGCGGCGCCCAGGTGGAACTCAGTTACGTGGCCAAGGTGGTGGCGCGGAAGACCACCGTGCCGGTTCCGATCATGGACAAGCCCGAAGGCGGCCAGGGCGAGGGCTAGGCGTTCACATGCCGGGATCATGTGCGTTCGTGCGGGACCCAGCCTACACCGGGCATCCTATGGTATGCCACCGGCGACTCACGGTTGCTTGAGGCGCTTGCGCCTGCGGGGTGTTGCCCTCGATCCTTGGTTCACGGCCCGTTGGTCCCGGTGGCGTCCCGCCTTCCACAAGCGCGGTACGCGCGGAGCAATCCCACTCACCGGACGCCCGCGGCGCGAGCGGCGGCCGGGTCCACGCGCCGCAGCGCCCGCGCCAGAATCGGGGTCAGGTCGTCGTCCGCGTGCGCGGCCAGCGCGTCCGCCAGCACCTTCGACGCCGGACGCGCCGATGCGTCCAGTCGCCCTGCTACCGCGTACTCTGGCAACAGGTAGACCGAGTTCCGAACCGGATCAGGCGGCGCCGTCAGCGCGCCCACGAGCGCGGTCATCACTTCGACGGCACGCGCCGGATCGGCGCGGAGCAGCAACTCCCCCACTTCCGCACGGCGCAAGTAGTTCGGATCGGCATAGTACTTCGCAAAGATGTCGGCCGCCGGCGCCAGCGCCGCGGAACTCAGCCCGCGCAGCGTGGTCAGCGGTTCGCGGTTGTTCGTCACCCCAACGACTATCGGCCGCGGATCACCTTGGAGCACCTGTTCTTCCGGCGTGAGCGGCGCGAGCGCGTAGCGTGCCAGGGTCCGCACCGCGTCCGGCTGGCCCGACGGATCGATCGCCAGAAGCGCCTCCGCGGTGGCCCAACGGATCGCCGGGTACTTGTCGTTCAGTGCCTTCGTGAGTGCCGGAACCGCCGCCGCCGCCTTCGGCCCGATTTTCATCAGTGCCAGCGCCGCGCGCACCCGGATCTCCGGCGAGCGGTCGGGAGCGAGCCGCGCCGTCAGCGGGCCGACCGAGTCCGGCGCGGCCCGTACCACTGCGCGAACGATTGAGTGGGTTTCTATGCTGTGCCAGTCGCCCGCATCCTTGTCGCTGGCTTCGACCAGGAGCGCGGCGTGTGCCCGCAGCGCCCGCGGGTCCGTTTCCGAAACCGCGAACGCCGTGTCTCCCAGGCGAAGAGCGGCCATCGGATCGCTCCACGCCCCGCGTTCAATTACCCGGGCCAGCCGGAGCGGCAGCAGGCGCCGGTTGGTCGCCCGGTGCCACGACTCGATGGCCTTCTGCTGCTCGGGCGTCGGGTGAACAAACGGACGCCCGAGCGCTACCGCTGCCGCCCGCGCCGATACCGGGTCGCTCTCGCCCGCGGCCCGGGCACGGAGGCGGGCTTCGTCCTTGCCCGCAACGCCGACGGTGGCGAGTACGCCCCACGCCGCTCGCCGAACGGAAGCAGTGCTGTGGGCCGTGCCGTCGGCCGCGAGCCGTCGCAGTGCGGGGTCGGCGTCGTTCCAAACCGAAGGGCCGAGGATGAAGTCGTCGGCCAACAGGTTGAGAATCTCGGCGGTTCTGTCCGGTGCGTGGTGAACGAGGAATAAAGCGAGCCCGTGGCACCGGCGGCCGTCCCGACGAGCGAATTCAATCAACTCGGGAACGGCAGTGCGGGCCGCCGGGCCGAGCGCGATCAGCGCTTCCGCCGCGTACAATCGGGCGTCCGTGTGATGCTTCCGGGGGGATTTCCGGCGCCCGGTGAGAACGTCCGTCAGCCACGGCACGACCGCCGGATCGGCCGGGTCGATCCGGCCGACTGCGCCGACCGACCGAACGATGGTGCCCACCGGGGATTGCTCGGTCAGTGGGGCGTCCAGGCACGTCCGCAAGAGGGGAAGGGCGGTGCGGGCGTGCGTACCGAGCGCGCTGAGGGCTTTGGCCGCGATTTCCCCGTGGTACGGGGCCGTGCCGTCTTTCGCCCTGAGCCAGTCTTCCATCTTGAGCCCGCTTTCGACCAGGGCCATCAACTTCGGAACGTGCGGCGTGGCCGCGGCCCCTTGCTTGCCGAGCAGCTCAACGGCCAGGTAGGCGTCTTCGGTCCGCTCCTCGACGACCGCCACAATGGCGTTGATCGCCTCGGGATCGCCCGGAACGACCTGCAGGATCGCGTCTGCGGTGCGGAGGATTTCTTCGCGACGCGTGCCCTTGAGGCCGCGGCGCATGAACGGCACGGCGGCCTTCGCCGCAGGTCCGAAGCGCCCGGCCAGTGCCACCGCGGACTCGAACGCCGGCGGGCCGTCTTTGTCGGCCGGGGCCGCAAGGTAGCGCACCACGAGAGCGAGCGTCCCGTCCGCGCCCGGTCCGGTCGTCGGCAGCCGATCGAAGGCGTTCGAGAATCCGGGCTTGCCATTGGGTGGCAGCACCCGCGCCGCGACGAAGTCGAGGGCCGCCTGCGGAAGTTCATCAAAGAGGCGGAGCCACTCGTCGAACCACGTCTCGAGGATCGGGTCGGGCTCGCGGCGCAAGTACTCCGCGACTTGGGGAACAGCCGATGGCGGCCACTGCCACGAGAGCAGGTCTCGCGCGGTGGCCCGGCGCGCGCTCGGGTCCGGGTCGGCGAACGCCGGGGCTAGCGCGTCCGGGTCGGTCGCGCCTGCCGTCTGTAGCACCTGAAGCGCGGCACGTTTCGCGCGCAGCGTCTTGCCGTTACGGAGCTCGGGCGCGGCGACGGCGCGCACCTGCTCCTTTTCCGCCGCCGAGTTACGCGCTTTGGTCAGGCGCTCGCGCACG belongs to Gemmata obscuriglobus and includes:
- a CDS encoding amidohydrolase; the encoded protein is MRLLPVLVALLTPAIALAQKDAAIASAGTHADANWPVALKIWEFAEPGYQEKRSALALAEVAEKAGFKVTKGVAKIPTAFTAEFGSGKPVIGILGEFDALPELSQDAVPFRQPRKDGNGYGHACGHHLFGTASLSASIAIAEQIKAGKLKGTVRFYMCPAEEGGAAKVFMARAGLFDDCDTVLHWHPGARNSAGDASCLARIAVKFRFHGTAAHAAGSPEKGRSALDALVLTMHAVELMREHTPDGTRLHHTVTSGGGAANVVPEFAEGFFYVRHPKADVVQKLYPRLLKCAQGAALATETKLEVVYLGGTMEILPNDTLAQVAKKNLTALNDLKYDDTETKFALRLRETFPDKAPPLDDISHVFDVSGKSSGGSTDVGDVSWAVPVVGFGTACWVPGTPGHSWQAVACGGTTIGKKGMNLAARTLAATAFDLFTDEKLRDAAKAEHTKRLDGRKYAAMLDKDQPPPLDYRDPPKRKGGE
- a CDS encoding DUF2721 domain-containing protein — translated: MTAIDFLGAGEILGAMITPALLISASGTLSLSTANRLGRVVDRIRALTEVAEGLPDGVVTEEVVAKRALIADQIRWHTQRLTLLQSTIVTLYTAIGLLVGASLTVGLSASTKWALGWIPVAFGLSGACALLVAAVRLIRESRLAVRGAQVELSYVAKVVARKTTVPVPIMDKPEGGQGEG
- a CDS encoding HEAT repeat domain-containing protein — its product is MRRRPALFLSGIAVLATVLVAALLIRFTHTPGPALVLPEDVAQAEPADPFDAPDPDPLDAPPAPPAPPDLSKLTVDEVIDRLDNSADYSSWIGAFREIASRGPAARAALPALRSIKNDRGVAYWAALAECAIEPERSDAHLARALGLPGSKSDPARIGALVAAPRLVSEVPARRDAAFKLIETIGCRPDDPSYPALLKILRDPKHPGRARARELLWSAFVRGPTEVGRTAPVPSEEDVRVWSRLTPEQAAEWVPLLADPDQKLAGIGGAVLVLSGEFAKGLPVVLAHEWPVWAVWEQQFDEPGARRQPNYLPLVVRERLTKARNSAAEKEQVRAVAAPELRNGKTLRAKRAALQVLQTAGATDPDALAPAFADPDPSARRATARDLLSWQWPPSAVPQVAEYLRREPDPILETWFDEWLRLFDELPQAALDFVAARVLPPNGKPGFSNAFDRLPTTGPGADGTLALVVRYLAAPADKDGPPAFESAVALAGRFGPAAKAAVPFMRRGLKGTRREEILRTADAILQVVPGDPEAINAIVAVVEERTEDAYLAVELLGKQGAAATPHVPKLMALVESGLKMEDWLRAKDGTAPYHGEIAAKALSALGTHARTALPLLRTCLDAPLTEQSPVGTIVRSVGAVGRIDPADPAVVPWLTDVLTGRRKSPRKHHTDARLYAAEALIALGPAARTAVPELIEFARRDGRRCHGLALFLVHHAPDRTAEILNLLADDFILGPSVWNDADPALRRLAADGTAHSTASVRRAAWGVLATVGVAGKDEARLRARAAGESDPVSARAAAVALGRPFVHPTPEQQKAIESWHRATNRRLLPLRLARVIERGAWSDPMAALRLGDTAFAVSETDPRALRAHAALLVEASDKDAGDWHSIETHSIVRAVVRAAPDSVGPLTARLAPDRSPEIRVRAALALMKIGPKAAAAVPALTKALNDKYPAIRWATAEALLAIDPSGQPDAVRTLARYALAPLTPEEQVLQGDPRPIVVGVTNNREPLTTLRGLSSAALAPAADIFAKYYADPNYLRRAEVGELLLRADPARAVEVMTALVGALTAPPDPVRNSVYLLPEYAVAGRLDASARPASKVLADALAAHADDDLTPILARALRRVDPAAARAAGVR